From one Montipora capricornis isolate CH-2021 chromosome 10, ASM3666992v2, whole genome shotgun sequence genomic stretch:
- the LOC138021810 gene encoding uncharacterized protein isoform X6, producing the protein MDKYTVPEKFEPSSSYYHFSILSVCEFKPCRNGAKCHPLYESNGFLCTALNWIRLNKDEVCFGARDESYGNFTIPSDGSLFGLKLVYRSGYITYNKNKKPFGSQWGCKGSGLCTLVTNAANKVIFPQDYENDSYFLINTHLNSSELLFYSLPSPLKVRAKDEFRIWYNEDLRNAWEDDNSGRTCVEVFGLFQDMEERQGLIFPAQGVL; encoded by the exons ATGGACAAGTACACCGTTCCAGAGAAATTCGAGCCAAGTTCGTCCTATTATCACTTCAGTATCTTG aGTGTGTGTGAATTTAAGCCTTGCAGAAATGGCGCTAAATGTCATCCTTTGTATGAATCAAATGGATTTTTGTGTACAG CTCTGAATTGGATTCGACTTAACAAAGATGAGGTTTGTTTCGGTGCCAGAGATGAATCATATGGAAATTTCACTATTCCGTCCGATGGATCTCTTTTTGGGTTAAAGCTGGTGTATCGATCAGGTTATATCACCtacaataaaaacaagaaacCGTTTGGAAGCCAATGGGGTTGCAAGGGAAGCGGGCTATGTACACTTGTCACTAACGCGGCTAACAAAGTGATATTTCCACAAGATTACGAAAACGACTCTTATTTCCTTATCAACACCCACTTAAACTCCTCCGAGCTGCTGTTCTACTCCTTGCCTTCTCCCCTGAAAGTACGGGCTAAGGATGAATTTAGAATTTGGTACAACGAAGATCTTCGAAATGCTTGGGAAGACGACAACTCTGGCCGGACTTGCGTTGAAGTCTTTGGCTTGTTTCAGGACATGGAAGAGAGACAAGGTCTGATTTTTCCCGCTCAGGGAGTGCTGTAA
- the LOC138021810 gene encoding uncharacterized protein isoform X3, translating to MQKRLVSYVSIATILILSRTIHSHIDPSFDRREGGKTFLEHANYVLNVAPSTLVTTTDSLACALECLHRSSTCLSFNFAIYPESGNCKLLSMDKYTVPEKFEPSSSYYHFSILSVCEFKPCRNGAKCHPLYESNGFLCTALNWIRLNKDEVCFGARDESYGNFTIPSDGSLFGLKLVYRSGYITYNKNKKPFGSQWGCKGSGLCTLVTNAANKVIFPQDYENDSYFLINTHLNSSELLFYSLPSPLKVRAKDEFRIWYNEDLRNAWEDDNSGRTCVEVFGLFQDMEERQGLIFPAQGVL from the exons ATGCAAAAGAGGCTTGTCTCTTACGTTTCTATCGCTACAATTTTAATTCTTTCCAGAACGATTCATTCACATATCGACCCATCGTTTGACAGAAGAGAAGGTGGGAAAACGTTTTTAGAACATGCGAACTATGTTCTGAATGTGGCACCGAGTACATTGGTAACAACAACTGATTCCTTGGCGTGCGCCTTAGAATGTCTTCATCGAAGCAGCACCTGTCTCTCATTTAATTTTGCCATTTATCCAGAAAGCGGTAACTGCAAATTGCTATCCATGGACAAGTACACCGTTCCAGAGAAATTCGAGCCAAGTTCGTCCTATTATCACTTCAGTATCTTG aGTGTGTGTGAATTTAAGCCTTGCAGAAATGGCGCTAAATGTCATCCTTTGTATGAATCAAATGGATTTTTGTGTACAG CTCTGAATTGGATTCGACTTAACAAAGATGAGGTTTGTTTCGGTGCCAGAGATGAATCATATGGAAATTTCACTATTCCGTCCGATGGATCTCTTTTTGGGTTAAAGCTGGTGTATCGATCAGGTTATATCACCtacaataaaaacaagaaacCGTTTGGAAGCCAATGGGGTTGCAAGGGAAGCGGGCTATGTACACTTGTCACTAACGCGGCTAACAAAGTGATATTTCCACAAGATTACGAAAACGACTCTTATTTCCTTATCAACACCCACTTAAACTCCTCCGAGCTGCTGTTCTACTCCTTGCCTTCTCCCCTGAAAGTACGGGCTAAGGATGAATTTAGAATTTGGTACAACGAAGATCTTCGAAATGCTTGGGAAGACGACAACTCTGGCCGGACTTGCGTTGAAGTCTTTGGCTTGTTTCAGGACATGGAAGAGAGACAAGGTCTGATTTTTCCCGCTCAGGGAGTGCTGTAA